The genomic interval ACAATTACGCGAGCTAGAAGCCGTCAATATCGTGGATCGTCATGTATATTCGCAAGTACCACCTAAAGTGGAATATTCATTGAGTGAATACGGTATGACGCTTAGCGTTGTCTTAGACAACTTATGCAGTTGGGGCGAAGATCACATTAAGACACTTCAATCTCAAGGACATGCTGTTTCATTAAAAACACAACCATAATAAAAAGAGATGTTCCACGTGGAACATCTCTTTTTATTTACCCCTAAGACGATACTCATTAGATATACAACCTATTTCTAGACATCAATTAATCCGATCTTTTTCAAGATCCACATCAACGCCTTCTAACTTTAATAAATATTTCTTCCTATCAATTCCACCTGCATACCCTGTTAACTTCCCATCGCTGCCGACAATCCGATGACAAGGAATAATAATAGAAATAGGATTGTGTCCAACTGCACCTCCCACAGCACGAATCGACCCAATCCGTTTTTCACTCTTCAGATTTATTTGTTCATATAACTCTTTATACGATCTAGTCTCACCATATGGCGTATCTATTAATACACCCAAGACTTTATTTCTAAATTCAGTTACTTCGGGAGCCAGCAACAATTGTGATAAACTGGGGTGCTTTTGATTAAAATAATCATCTAACCATTTTGCAACGAGTTTCCCCATTTTCGAATTTTTTTCTACAATTTCATCTAACTTGTATTGCGCACCTTCAAATTTTTGATCACTAAACCACAACCCTTTAACATAGTTCATGTCGGTTAGAATCACAATTTCTCCAATCGGTGATTCATACATCAATTTTTCCATTTCACACACCCTCATTTAGAACATTCTTTTTCAATACATTTTAACCAACTTCATTTCCCGCATTCCCAATTACATTTTTTCGTTATTCATTTATCGTGAATAATTATACGTCGCTTAGTCATGTTATCTGTCTTATCCAGCAATACCCTTGTTTCACGTGGAACATCTAAATAAAAAGGCTCCCTGCAACTCGCAGAGAACCTTAATTTTATTGTTTAACCGATTAATTTAGTCAACCATTCCATTCCGTACATCATTGCAAAACTGTATGCGGCAACAGTTGCTGGTTTACACAACACAATAATCCAGAAGAATTCACGCCAACTCATCTTCGTTAGACTAGTTAGCAATACTAATGCATCATCTGGAGCGACTGGCAACAAAATCATGATGGCAAACGTTGTACGCCATCCTTTTGTGTCCAACTTACTCATGTACTTGTCCATGACCTTGTCACTAACAAATGCTTCAACAAGCTTCATCCCGTAGCGACGACCAAGCCAGAATAGAATAAATGATCCTACAACAATTCCAACATAGTTGTATACGAATCCCCACCATGGGCCGAAAATCATAACTCCAACCGCTAGTGTAATTCCACCCGGAATGATTGGAATAACCACTTGAATGATTTGAATGAACATAAAGATAATGGGTGCCCAGACACCGTATCCCTTAACCAAGTTCATCATAACATCAGGATCGGTAAATGCTCCCATTTGATATAACTTCCAACATGCCCAAATCGTAAATGCAATTCCTGCATATGATACCCCTTGAATAAACCATTGGAAATATTTGTTTCGTTCAGAACGTTGACGCTTTGGTTGTTCTGCAGTTGTTTGTTGCTCATTTGTTGTCATAAAACTTCCCCACTTCCTAATTCCTAAAATTTCATTTAGTTAACCCAGCCAATGTCTCTCACAAATTTCTGTTAGAATAAATATAACAGAATCAACAACAAAGGAAGGTGTCCCCATGATTAATGATGTAAATGGTCCACGCTCTCTCACCCCGACTGAGATTGTTTTTTTCTTTTTCGCCGGCCTGTTACTTAATGCATTTGGTAACGGACTGACTGTTTCAACGAACATGGGGTCTGCACCTTGGACGGCTGCCGCGGCTAACCTAGCTAATGTAACCCATCTGAGCATCACCGTATATCTTGGCTTATTTGGTTTCATAGCCGCAATCGTTGTATCGTTGATTACAAAACGATTTGATGGACGTCGTTTCTTTGGAAACCTATTATTTGTCGCTATCTATAGTTTCACATTAGGTTACACAAATCAGGTATTCATTAACCTAGGCGTTGGTCAGCTACCTATTGTTCCTAGATTTATTATCGATATCTTAGGACTAATATGTATTGGTGCTGGTGTATCTATTACACAACGCTTACAATTTGTAATTCATCCTGTGGATGACATGACAAACGTTATGCGTTTCACCTATTTTAAAGGTAATGTGGTCGTAGCACAAACCCTAAATTTCGCAATTCCAATGTCAATGTGTTTGTTTATCTGGTTAAGTACTGGACAAATCATCGCTGTGAACATTGGTACTATCCTAGCTTTCTTGGGCATGGGATTCGTAATTGCAATTGCGGAACGCCGGGTTTTTGCACGTTTAGTACATCGCACAATGTAATAGTATAATGAAGCCGGCTCACTTGAAACTTAAAATGGAGTAACATATGAAAACATATGCAATCGTTGGTAATAAATACGAGGGATTATATACAAAACCTTGGTCTGAAGTACAAAAACTGACGCAAACAAAACCCGCCCCTAAATTTAAAGGGTTTGCCACAAAAGCTGAAGCACAAGCGTGGTTTGATGCGCAAAAATCTGGGTCTCGATCTTATGAGACTGCGTATGATGGCGCCTTTAAGGCAGATAAAAATCGTTTCTATATCTTTACTGACGGAGGGAGTCGTAATACTGGTAATGTTAGCGGAGGACACGTTAAGTCAACTGATAAAGCTGCGTGGGCAATTGCTATCTACGCAGGTAGCGATTTAAAGACGCCCGTCTTTTCAGATACAAAAGGGTATTTCGGTCGTACAAACAATGAGATGGAAATGTTAGCCCTAATTAATGCGTTACTACAAGCCGCTAAAACAGACCATCCTGTGACTATTGTGAGTGACTCAAAATACGTCCTAGACTCTGTCACAAATTGGATGTACAACTGGCAAAAGAATGGTTGGAAGAAAACAAGCGGTGAAATTGCTAACTTAAAAGGGTGGCAACAAATTTTCGAACTTATTCAACCCCTTGAAGACCGTTTGAATTTCATTTGGGTCAAGGGGCATGCAACCAGCGCTGGAAACGTCCTTGTCGATCGTTTATTAAACGAATCAATGGACGCACTATAAATAATACGTAAACAAAAGAAAAGCTCTCAGGCGTAGCCTGAGAGCTTTTTATTATTCAATTAATCCATTAACTAACCGATAATAATTTCTTCTGTTGGATATTGGTAGTTAGCGGGCTTCTCACGAATGTTCAACACAGAGAACATAACTGTGTATAGACCCACACGCCCAATAAACATCACAAACATAATAACAATTTTACCAAAGAGAGTTAGATTTGGTGTTAACCCCAATGAAAATCCAGTCGTTGAAAAGGCAGAAATCACTTCAAACGTCACATATTCAAGTCCATATCCTTTAGGAATCGTCTCGGTCATACAAAGGATAATCGACACAAACATAACAAACGCCGTTGAAATAACTGCAAGCATCAACGCTTTAACAATTGTCTTTTGGCTAATTCGACGATTACCAAAGTTAACTTGTTCTTGTCCTCGTAAGGCTGCAACTGATTGTAGCCACAAGATACCTAGTGTGGTTGTCTTAATTCCACCTGATGTTGACCCTGGGGTTCCCCCAATAAACATCAAGATCATAATAATAAACAGTCCTCCAACTGACAAAGTTGATAGAGGTACCACTTCTAAACCTGCTGTACGTGGAACAATTGCTAGGAACATTGTATCGGAAATACGTTCCCACAAACTCAAGCCAGATAAATTGTGGACAAGTTTTTCGGTGAATAAGAAAATCGTAAATCCACCAACAATTAACCAAGATGATGTCGTTAGCGCCATACGTGTGTGTAGACTTAAACGTCCACCACGCTTCAGTGACAACAAGTCTCGCCAAACCAAGAATCCCAATGATCCTGCCGTAATTAGGAACATCCATACGAACAAGACATATGGCGAATTCTGGAACATCGTGATTGGTTCATCAAAGAAAGTAAAGCCAGCATTACCAAATGCTGAAATCGCATGGGCAATACTGAAATAGATGCCTTGTCCCACACCAAATTTTGGAATAAATTCAAACATCAG from Weissella ceti carries:
- a CDS encoding winged helix-turn-helix transcriptional regulator, translated to MSDEQVYQIGVEATMDVIGGKWKPIILCNLRHGSLRTSELKRQIPGISQKMLTQQLRELEAVNIVDRHVYSQVPPKVEYSLSEYGMTLSVVLDNLCSWGEDHIKTLQSQGHAVSLKTQP
- a CDS encoding methylated-DNA--[protein]-cysteine S-methyltransferase, which encodes MEKLMYESPIGEIVILTDMNYVKGLWFSDQKFEGAQYKLDEIVEKNSKMGKLVAKWLDDYFNQKHPSLSQLLLAPEVTEFRNKVLGVLIDTPYGETRSYKELYEQINLKSEKRIGSIRAVGGAVGHNPISIIIPCHRIVGSDGKLTGYAGGIDRKKYLLKLEGVDVDLEKDRIN
- a CDS encoding TVP38/TMEM64 family protein, yielding MTTNEQQTTAEQPKRQRSERNKYFQWFIQGVSYAGIAFTIWACWKLYQMGAFTDPDVMMNLVKGYGVWAPIIFMFIQIIQVVIPIIPGGITLAVGVMIFGPWWGFVYNYVGIVVGSFILFWLGRRYGMKLVEAFVSDKVMDKYMSKLDTKGWRTTFAIMILLPVAPDDALVLLTSLTKMSWREFFWIIVLCKPATVAAYSFAMMYGMEWLTKLIG
- a CDS encoding ribonuclease H1 domain-containing protein; the protein is MKTYAIVGNKYEGLYTKPWSEVQKLTQTKPAPKFKGFATKAEAQAWFDAQKSGSRSYETAYDGAFKADKNRFYIFTDGGSRNTGNVSGGHVKSTDKAAWAIAIYAGSDLKTPVFSDTKGYFGRTNNEMEMLALINALLQAAKTDHPVTIVSDSKYVLDSVTNWMYNWQKNGWKKTSGEIANLKGWQQIFELIQPLEDRLNFIWVKGHATSAGNVLVDRLLNESMDAL
- a CDS encoding TrkH family potassium uptake protein translates to MHKLFDRLTPPQILTAGFLAIIFLGAGLLSLPIAQNPGVHVSFIDALFTSVSATAITGLTVVNTPETWSFFGQIVLLIMIEVGALGFMTFAVLVLTLTQKRLDLKARLLMREALNLRNLGDVKMMLTFVFSLSFIIQIFGAILLMFEFIPKFGVGQGIYFSIAHAISAFGNAGFTFFDEPITMFQNSPYVLFVWMFLITAGSLGFLVWRDLLSLKRGGRLSLHTRMALTTSSWLIVGGFTIFLFTEKLVHNLSGLSLWERISDTMFLAIVPRTAGLEVVPLSTLSVGGLFIIMILMFIGGTPGSTSGGIKTTTLGILWLQSVAALRGQEQVNFGNRRISQKTIVKALMLAVISTAFVMFVSIILCMTETIPKGYGLEYVTFEVISAFSTTGFSLGLTPNLTLFGKIVIMFVMFIGRVGLYTVMFSVLNIREKPANYQYPTEEIIIG